A window of Ipomoea triloba cultivar NCNSP0323 chromosome 2, ASM357664v1 contains these coding sequences:
- the LOC116010655 gene encoding zinc finger protein CONSTANS-LIKE 9, whose amino-acid sequence MGYMCEFCGEQRSIVYCRSDAACLCLSCDRNVHSANALSRRHPRTLVCERCNAQPAFVRCIEERVSLCQSCDWAGHVSSSTGSTHKRQAVSCYSGCPSAAELSSMWSFLLDFPSVGDSTCEQGMGSMSITENCPRDSQGPEGKNVAQDVSAVDDASAMKAENESNIWMAPSVLTVDNKLQSVELPTGATIPTNSTSPKVCYSGAKGPSFYEDDPFNMDFNVDEVDISMENYEELFGMSLNEGIDDFFGTKEMPAADSSCQGANAVEGASLGQVNAMQPACSNAASADSMMSCKTEPNFCFARQQSSLSFSNITGESSGGDYQDCGVSSMLLMGEPPWGPSGPENSFPSSSRSDAVLRYKEKKKTRTFEKHVRYASRKARADVRRRVKGRFVKAGDAYDYDPLSPTRSY is encoded by the exons ATGGGTTATATGTGTGAATTTTGCGGGGAGCAGCGATCTATTGTATATTGTCGGTCTGATGCAGCTTGCTTGTGCCTGTCCTGTGACCGGAATGTTCATTCTGCAAATGCCCTTTCACGGCGTCACCCCAGGACACTTGTGTGTGAAAGATGCAATGCACAGCCCGCTTTTGTGAGATGCATTGAGGAAAGGGTATCTCTTTGCCAGAGTTGTGATTGGGCGGGGCATGTTAGTTCTAGCACAGGTTCGACCCACAAGAGGCAAGCAGTTAGTTGTTATTCGGGCTGTCCTTCAGCTGCAGAACTTTCTAGTATGTGGTCATTTCTCTTAGATTTCCCTTCAGTTGGTGATTCCACTTGTGAGCAGGGAATGGGTTCAATGAGCATCACCGAGAACTGTCCTAGAGATAGCCAAGGACCCGAAGGAAAGAATGTCGCTCAAGATGTGTCTGCAGTGGATGATGCTAGTGCCATGAAAGCCGAGAATGAATCCAACATTTGGATGGCACCGTCAGTGCTAACTGTAGACAACAAGCTGCAGAGCGTGGAACTGCCAACTGGAGCTACCATTCCTACTAACTCTACTTCACCGAAG GTTTGCTATTCTGGAGCTAAAGGCCCAAGTTTCTATGAGGATGATCCTTTTAATATGGATTTCAATGTGGATGAAGTTGATATAAGTATGGAAAATTACGAAGAACTATTTGGCATGTCTCTTAATGAAGGGATTGATGACTTTTTCGGAACAAAGGAGATGCCTGCTGCTGATTCCAGTTGTCAGGGCGCAAATGCCGTTGAG GGGGCCTCGCTCGGACAGGTGAATGCAATGCAACCAGCGTGCAGCAACGCTGCATCTGCGGATTCCATGATGAGCTgcaaaaccgaaccgaacttcTGTTTCGCTAGACAACAGTCCAGTCTCTCGTTCTCTAATATCACTGGAGAGAGTAGTGGTGGAGATTATCAGGACTGTGGCGTTTCCTCGATGCTCCTCATGGGAGAGCCGCCGTGGGGCCCCTCTGGTCCCGAGAATTCATTCCCGTCATCCAGCAGGAGCGATGCTGTATTGCGctacaaagaaaagaaaaagacacGCAC ATTTGAAAAGCACGTGAGGTATGCTTCACGCAAGGCGAGAGCTGACGTTAGGAGGCGTGTGAAGGGGCGGTTCGTCAAGGCTGGCGATGCTTATGATTACGACCCTCTCAGCCCAACCAGAAGCTACtga
- the LOC116007956 gene encoding probable E3 ubiquitin-protein ligase XERICO isoform X1, which translates to MVSLTRLKSIMGLSTYPTPTDAGVLCVILVNTAISISIVKEIVRSILHVIGIRIAFWEEYNVEGPLDAFECRGAPSESYMEEFRSRTPAVPYDSVCCISKHLEQECPVCLAEFAPDAMVNQLSCGHVFHAMCLEKWLKYWNVTCPLCRNYIMPLDDDGDTAPM; encoded by the coding sequence ATGGTTTCATTGACTAGGTTGAAGTCGATTATGGGTCTCTCAACTTATCCTACTCCAACTGATGCTGGTGTGCTATGTGTGATACTGGTGAACACCGCCATATCCATCTCCATCGTGAAGGAGATAGTCCGGTCAATCCTTCATGTCATTGGCATCCGGATAGCGTTCTGGGAGGAGTACAACGTTGAAGGGCCGTTGGACGCTTTTGAATGTCGGGGAGCTCCCTCGGAGTCGTACATGGAGGAGTTCCGCAGCAGAACTCCTGCAGTCCCGTATGATTCGGTCTGCTGCATCTCGAAGCACCTGGAGCAAGAGTGCCCTGTCTGCCTCGCGGAGTTTGCGCCAGATGCAATGGTAAACCAGTTGTCTTGCGGGCATGTTTTCCACGCAATGTGTCTCGAGAAATGGCTCAAGTATTGGAATGTTACCTGCCCCCTCTGCCGGAATTACATTATGCCTCTGGACGACGATGGTGACACTGCTCCGATGTGA
- the LOC116007956 gene encoding probable E3 ubiquitin-protein ligase XERICO isoform X2: MGLSTYPTPTDAGVLCVILVNTAISISIVKEIVRSILHVIGIRIAFWEEYNVEGPLDAFECRGAPSESYMEEFRSRTPAVPYDSVCCISKHLEQECPVCLAEFAPDAMVNQLSCGHVFHAMCLEKWLKYWNVTCPLCRNYIMPLDDDGDTAPM; the protein is encoded by the coding sequence ATGGGTCTCTCAACTTATCCTACTCCAACTGATGCTGGTGTGCTATGTGTGATACTGGTGAACACCGCCATATCCATCTCCATCGTGAAGGAGATAGTCCGGTCAATCCTTCATGTCATTGGCATCCGGATAGCGTTCTGGGAGGAGTACAACGTTGAAGGGCCGTTGGACGCTTTTGAATGTCGGGGAGCTCCCTCGGAGTCGTACATGGAGGAGTTCCGCAGCAGAACTCCTGCAGTCCCGTATGATTCGGTCTGCTGCATCTCGAAGCACCTGGAGCAAGAGTGCCCTGTCTGCCTCGCGGAGTTTGCGCCAGATGCAATGGTAAACCAGTTGTCTTGCGGGCATGTTTTCCACGCAATGTGTCTCGAGAAATGGCTCAAGTATTGGAATGTTACCTGCCCCCTCTGCCGGAATTACATTATGCCTCTGGACGACGATGGTGACACTGCTCCGATGTGA
- the LOC116007983 gene encoding U-box domain-containing protein 2 — protein sequence MKEREMEDEDSVMEVLRTVEPEEELKCEEQEELGKHKNSNNGRCNKSIIEELAERLRSGRDSEEAKIEAARDIRKLVRKSSSSAKTRSRFAAAGVIPPLVQMLCPSSSSLPAREAALLALLNLAVRNDRNKVGIVSTGAIPPLVELLKCQDGRLQELATAAILTLSTADSNKPAIAGSGVAPLLTQMLSSGSVQGRVDAVTVLHNLSTSNEDPKLVLDAKAVLPLINLLKECKKYSKFAEKTTVLLEILSNSDEGRIAITNVDGGILTLVETVEDGSLVSTEHAVGALLSLCQSCRDKYRELILKEGAIPGLLRLTAEGTPLAQQRARTLLDLLRNSPPEKRLTCSMLERIVYDFAAHVDGADKAAETAKRLLQDMVHRSMEMSMSRIQLRASSCIPSKMSV from the exons ATGAAAGAGAGGGAGATGGAAGATGAGGATTCAGTAATGGAAGTTTTAAGGACGGTGGAGCCGGAAGAGGAGTTGAAATGCGAGGAGCAGGAGGAGCTGGGCAAGCACAAGAACAGTAATAACGGCAGATGCAACAAGAGTATAATCGAGGAGCTGGCGGAGAGGCTGAGGAGCGGCAGAGACTCGGAGGAGGCGAAGATTGAAGCGGCGAGGGACATCCGGAAGCTGGTCAGGAAGTCTTCGTCCTCCGCCAAGACTCGCTCCCGCTTCGCCGCCGCCGGCGTCATTCCGCCTCTCGTCCAGATGCTCTgcccctcctcctcctctctgCCCGCCCGCGAAGCCGCTCTTCTCGCCCTCCTTAATCTTGCAGTCCGTAACGACCG AAACAAGGTCGGGATAGTTTCAACTGGTGCTATCCCGCCTCTTGTGGAGCTTCTGAAGTGTCAAGATGGTCGTTTGCAGGAATTGGCAACGGCTGCTATTCTGACTTTGTCAACAGCTGATTCCAACAAGCCAGCTATAGCAGGATCTGGAGTTGCACCGCTTCTCACTCAGATGCTCAGCTCCGGTAGTGTTCAAGGAAGAGTTGATGCTGTCACAGTTCTCCACAATCTCTCCACCAGCAACGAAGATCCTAAGCTGGTTCTTGATGCTAAAGCGGTGCTCCCTCTGATAAATCTTCTAAAAGAATGCAAGAAATACTCCAAGTTTGCTGAGAAAACCACAGTGCTTCTCGAAATCCTTTCCAATTCTGATGAAGGAAGGATTGCGATTACAAATGTAGACGGTGGGATACTAACACTGGTAGAGACAGTTGAAGACGGATCTCTTGTTAGTACAGAGCATGCAGTTGGAGCTTTGCTATCGTTGTGCCAGAGCTGCAGAGATAAGTATAGGGAGCTCATACTCAAAGAAGGGGCAATTCCAGGTCTTTTACGTTTAACTGCAGAAGGCACTCCCTTAGCCCAGCAGAGAGCTCGAACTCTTCTGGACTTGCTTCGCAATTCCCCTCCCGAAAAGAGATTGACATGCTCGATGCTGGAGAGAATAGTTTACGACTTTGCTGCACATGTCGATGGAGCAGATAAAGCTGCCGAAACAGCCAAGAGATTATTGCAAGACATGGTTCATAGAAGCATGGAGATGAGCATGAGCCGAATACAGCTTCGGGCATCCTCTTGTATCCCTTCAAAGATGTCAGTATGA